A single window of Sulfitobacter sp. JL08 DNA harbors:
- a CDS encoding alpha-ketoglutarate-dependent dioxygenase AlkB family protein translates to MKKLSFHGFDIYKDLLSPGAQASLVEDLRQVIAQAPMFSPQTPQGQKMSVRMTSAGSVGWYSDQSGYRYAQTHPAGTVWPEIPDQVLDIWRQVSGVDRLPDSCLINFYSENARMSLHQDKDEADLNWPVVSVSLGDDALFRVGQTKRGGQTRSVWLQSGDVVVMTGDARLAYHGIDRIRFGSSRLLPKGGRINLTLRIAT, encoded by the coding sequence ATGAAAAAGCTGAGCTTTCACGGCTTTGATATATACAAAGACCTGTTGTCACCGGGGGCACAAGCGTCGCTGGTCGAGGATTTGCGGCAGGTCATTGCGCAAGCTCCGATGTTTTCGCCGCAGACACCGCAGGGCCAAAAAATGAGCGTTCGCATGACTTCGGCGGGATCTGTCGGATGGTATTCTGACCAAAGCGGATACCGTTATGCGCAAACCCATCCGGCGGGCACAGTCTGGCCCGAGATTCCCGATCAGGTGCTGGATATCTGGCGACAGGTTTCCGGAGTTGATCGCCTGCCGGACAGTTGTTTGATAAACTTCTATTCAGAAAATGCGCGTATGTCGTTGCATCAAGACAAGGACGAGGCAGATCTGAACTGGCCGGTTGTATCCGTATCGCTGGGTGATGATGCCCTTTTTCGGGTCGGCCAAACGAAACGGGGCGGGCAAACCCGATCTGTCTGGTTACAATCGGGCGACGTTGTGGTGATGACGGGCGATGCGCGCCTTGCCTATCATGGCATAGACCGGATCAGGTTCGGTTCGTCGCGATTGCTGCCCAAAGGCGGGCGCATAAATCTGACATTGCGTATAGCGACCTGA
- a CDS encoding ABC transporter permease has product MFQYERKQSMFGSALSLLELIYHSVVRSVRKTHGNAFLAIATNMLQAVIFVAAFFFMFSILGLRGAALRGDFLIYIMTGIFLFLTHIKTVGAVVGAEGPASPMMQHAPMNTIVAIAAAAFGALYIQVLSLFTILFIYHVAFTPLVIDQPVATFGMLLLSWFTGLAVGIVFLAIKPWAPGFVTIASTIYQRANMIASGKMFVANSLPTFMLNLFDWNPLFHCIDQSRGFAFINYNPRYTSVEYPLIVAVVLIMIGLMGEFYTRRHASVSWGARL; this is encoded by the coding sequence ATGTTTCAATACGAACGCAAGCAATCAATGTTTGGGTCCGCTCTTTCCCTGTTAGAGCTGATCTATCATTCCGTTGTCCGCAGCGTGCGTAAAACGCACGGCAATGCGTTTCTGGCGATTGCCACGAACATGCTTCAGGCCGTCATTTTCGTGGCGGCCTTTTTCTTCATGTTTTCGATCCTCGGTTTGCGCGGCGCGGCGTTGCGCGGTGATTTTCTGATTTACATCATGACAGGCATTTTCCTGTTTCTGACGCATATCAAAACAGTCGGGGCTGTTGTCGGTGCTGAAGGCCCGGCAAGCCCGATGATGCAACACGCCCCCATGAATACGATTGTCGCAATTGCGGCCGCCGCATTCGGCGCGCTTTACATACAGGTACTGTCGCTTTTCACGATCCTGTTCATTTATCACGTGGCCTTTACGCCCCTGGTGATTGATCAGCCTGTCGCGACATTCGGAATGTTGTTGCTGTCGTGGTTCACCGGTCTGGCGGTCGGGATCGTGTTTCTGGCGATCAAGCCCTGGGCGCCCGGTTTTGTCACGATTGCCAGTACGATTTACCAGCGCGCGAACATGATCGCGTCGGGCAAGATGTTTGTGGCCAACTCTTTACCAACATTCATGTTGAACCTGTTTGACTGGAACCCGCTGTTTCATTGCATCGATCAATCGCGCGGATTTGCATTTATCAACTACAACCCCCGATACACGTCCGTTGAATATCCGCTTATCGTTGCGGTGGTCCTGATCATGATCGGATTGATGGGTGAGTTTTACACCCGGCGGCATGCATCTGTCAGTTGGGGTGCGCGCCTGTAG